The Magnolia sinica isolate HGM2019 chromosome 11, MsV1, whole genome shotgun sequence DNA window CTTTTTATATGGACCATATGGCTTATATTTCGCTTTAACCGTCCCTGAGTATGCTAGTTATCAGATGACATGTTTGCGTGACTGCCAGATCTACCGTGGGGCAAGAAGAGTCTGGATCCctgaaagatgggccccacaagcatgTAGTTCACTTCTAGGACCTTTTCATTCCTGATGTCCTCTGCATCCAAACTGACAGGTGTCTCCATGGCAAATAAAGCGAGAATTTGAAGGAGATGGTTCTGCATTATATCTCGGATGATTCCGTAGCTGTCGAAATACCTGAAAAGATGAGGAAGAAAACTTGGTGAAAGAGTTTCCAACCTTAAACAGAACAATGCTCCAGGGGAGAGAATTTGAAATGTCTGGACTAACCCGCCTCGGCCTTCTACTCCGAAATCTTCGGAGAATATCAGCTGCACATTTCTGATGTATTGTCTGGACCATAATGGTTCGAAAACAAGGTTGGAGAAGCGAAGCACGGAGAGATTCTCAACAAGCTCCTTGCCCAAATAATGATCGATCCTATAAACAATGTCAGCATTATTTCTTCTTTCAAAGCTTCGCTAAGAACACATGCTAGTCtacacatgcatcaggtgggccccaccatgtagatgaccTGACTCAAAAATGTTGATGGGTCAACTCATTGTATGGCGATGCATGGACAGTTGGGAAAAAAGATTGAGTATGGTCCAAATTCCATGTACACATGTGGGCTGCCTAATAAGTGGACAGGACATCTAGATGGTCGGGCCACCTAACCCACATTTTGGATCTAAAATGGTAGGCATCGTATCATCAGTGCATTGCAGGTATACCTAAAGATTTGGTCCTCAGTTAAGTACTGCTTCAAACATCTTGTCAGCTCTCCAGACGACTCGGAGTCTCGACCAAACGGCTTTTCAACAATGACTCTAGTCCACCCAGTTGCAGAAGAAGCGCAACAGCTAGCACATCTTACGGCATCCACGAATATATTCGGAGGAATTGACAAGTAAAATAGCCTATTCGGCAATCTCCCAGCCTAAAAGAATTTCATATTTCAAAACATAACAGAATCTACTTTATAATCTGATTGCACTaaaactgagttttttttttttttttttgcggagTTGAGGTTGGATGTAGGAAAAAAAATGTATCTCAATGGGAATAAACATGATATCTTTTAACAGTAATTGATAACTGAAAATGCCGCATAGAGACATTCGAGACTTCATGCTTCCTATCTTCGCAAGGTGCAAGTGTTTGAAAACTATGTAAATGAAACCAATGCCGCACAGAGACTGTGAGCTGCAAGGGGTCTAACCTTGCATTCAGGTGTCTATTTTTCTCAATCCCCTAATCTGCCAACTACTATTTGAAAACTCAAAAAACTCGACTCGGCCGAGTCAATTCAACTTCATCAGATTTCATCAAGACTCGCTTGAAAGTCAATTTGGTCATGACTAGCCGAAACTCAACTGGGTCAGGACCCTGCAATAATAGTTTTCAAAATATTAAATATCACCAGAGTCTTGATATTCAAAACTCAAAAAACCCAACCGAGTTACAAAATCCCACTACTAGGATGGGCACTAATCTAGTTTTCACGAACAAATGAAGCATGTTGAAGTTGATTGTCATTTCTTCATAAGAAGCTTATTCGAGGACTTATCACCCTTCCACATGTATCCTCCAATCACTAGATGTCCAACTTGGAATGGATGGATTTGTctctgaaacaaatggatggataaaaagCATGGTTTCTAAGCTACCCATTTGTTTCTAACATTGTGACCCTGTGATGAGTGGACCGATGTGATCTTTTCAGACAGGGCATCTACAGGGGGGAAGGGGGCCACTTGATGGGTGGCCTGGATCTCACAATGGTGTGCCACATTGGAATGTGTGGTGGGGTGCGTTATACATGTGAATGTGATCGGGAAACGTCAAGCTAAGGATAGTTATCAACTGTCACGCATAGTAGAGAAGTAGAATACAACTGTCAACACTACAAAGTCAAACATAAAGGGGAGGTAGCATGATGGAGatcaaaatttctaaaataacactaccataacatggttaggccattACCTCCTTTTCTTTCAGCTTTCTGTCTAGCTCCAAGAAATTCTCCTCAGAACCGTACTGACCTGAATGGTAGAAACACCTCTGTAAGAACTGCACCATCTTGTCGCTGCAATTTTCCCTGTAAACCATattggaaagaaatcagaaaaaattGATAGAATTATATCATTTGCATGCTATTGCATGAATGAAATATAAATCTCCACATTCTAATATAACTATAGAGCTTTGCCAAGTGCGCATGCGTGTGCAGAAAAAGCTCATTGTATATGCCACACATATGCCAGCAGTGCaagattcaatccatccatcaggttggtctgaccttttacatgttttcccaaaacaTAAATCCACTCCACTCAGCATGTAGGCCCAAaatggaaacaggtggatgggttagtgTGGCCATACACCAACCTGGGTTCAGCACCTCTAAGTCAAGAAGAGTGGAAGGTCAGGCAACACTAGATGCCTCTCACTTTCACAGCCTCTCTGAGAGTgaacctctatttatagaggCCTTGGTAATTTGGTAATTCTAGCAACTTGGAGGGCAACCATTGCCACATGGCATGATCTAAACAGTTGGAGGACATGGCATTATGGATCTACTTTGATAAGTGGTAGAACAGGTAATTTCACTCTTTGGGAGGGTGAAATGGCCGTTTTATCCTAGGGGTGGCAATCCAATTGCCACCTAGCCGCTAGTTTTTCTTTATTGCTATCCAGAGAGATCCGGAGAAATCCTGGTACCTGTCTAGATTTGCAAAGATTTGGGTGGCAATGGGATTACCACCTGTTCACAGTTTTTGCATTTTTTGTCACAGAGACTCTGCAGCCCCGTTCTTCATATGGGCTTGCTAGAATAGGCCTAGCTAGTGGCCCTATTGCCACTAGCACCTGTTGTAAATCCACAATGAGCGATCATCCATTATGGCTGGCTTAGGGGCGATGTTGGCCACCCTGGCAAAGGTTTTTGCGCTCCAAGTCGCTTATAAATCCTACTAGCTCAGTTgggcccatgggccttaatgtgGTTTGGATTGATTGGGCTGTATTCCTAAGGGGTTTCCAAGCTCACAAGTCATCTCGCATGATCTAAGATAAGGTGCATCATTGTTgtggtggggtgtctacagctAGAAAATTTCAACTGAGTTTCTTCAAAGCCACAAATTTGTTTTGCTAACTATGGCCCACCTacccagtggatcaacctgattcttgggctaggtcaTCAATATAGTGGCGTCAtcataatgaatggattggatcttggaccaatcatgccatgatggcacatgtgtggcgtgtggGCTTAACAAAGCTCATAGTTATAACTTGATCAGCACTAAGAGTTTAGAACAACATTTTGGGTCAGTTAAAACAACGATCCTGATCAGAATGGCCCATAACACTGTTTCAGACCCAATTACTTAACGTGCCAAGCTCGAGTCTGAGCCTTTCAGATCCAACCATTAAACAGGCTGACTGTAGGTGACCTACAAATTGGTAGTAATTTATGTGCAAACACAGGAAAAAAGAATAGGCCAAACGTGCAAAGATCAGTTATCAAATTAGCTTCAAAAGAATACCGCTTATCAATTCTGCATGTGAGAGTCCTACTAATCATATTCCTCAGCTCCTCGTCAGTCAGTTTACTACGAGCGTAACCAAAAACTGTAAAATGCTACAAAACCAAACGAGGAAAATCCACCTATTTCAGATTTCATTAGGCCAACACATATTTACAAGCGATTCAAAAGAAGATGATGAGGGATTGAACCTTTGGAAGACAATCTTCATAAAAAAGAGCAAAAAGAGCAGGAAAAATCTTCTTCTTAGCAAGGTCCCCAGAAGCTCCAACAACAGTGATACTGATAGTAGTCTCCTTTGCTTCTGCTTCTGCTTCTGCTTCTGTGGAGGGAACTGTTCCATCTTTCAATATATTCTTAACAGGTTCATTTGTAGGTGATAAATCTACTCCAAACACCCATTTTGCATACAACATAGTGAAAACAATCAAAACAGGAAGGACCCATTTGGAAAGAATAAGAGGAACATTGATAtgatcaaaaaagaaaaatgtagGCAGCAATGGAGGAGACTGGTGCACATTCACCACCATTTATTGCACGGTGGCAAACCGTCCATCGTGGCCCCGTATAAAGCATGGCCCAAACTCACTCCAATCAGACcattggacaatcctagccatatGATCTCTCACATACTGAATTTTCAACCATCGAATCGATGCTCATTAATCaaataggatcttccaatcagcgCCATTTTAAGGCCATGCTTCATCCACTGCGTGCCCACATTGTGAATAGTTAGGAACGACACACATGTATGCAAGTGTACAGTGGGTTTGCTGTGCCAATATTTGCCAAATGGTGGCCAAAGCAAACCATACACAGACCAAAGAAAAGGGGAAGGAAAAACAGAAGAATTGACATTTTAACCCCTACTTCTTTATGCATACACCCCTTTCCATTGTAAAGGGTGAGGAAAAAGGGTGTAATATCAGCTCCTCACAGACAACCCCAACAAGAAAGGTATAATACAACCCATCCAAGAAGTACAGCCCGAAAACCCCACCAAGAACTATTCTGCTGCCTTCAATGCATACAATCAAACAGTTaatatcatccaatcagtgtcaATTTCAGACCATGCTCCaattcactgtggggcccatgatttggaccgtACAGATTTCTGCCACGCACTCGTACCATGTGCCCGGTGGACCACGTCCCATTTTGATAAACGGTGGGGAATATGCGCCATTGATTTGGACTGTATGGATTGATGAACACAAATCAAACAGTTCGGATCATACAATCAGTGTCATTTTCATCCCTTGCTCCAATCCACATTGGGCCAGTGATTTGGACTGTATGGATTGACACACACATACCGTCTGTCCAGTCAACTGACATCTCCCCATTTTGATAAACTGCAGGGAATGCTCACCATATTCAACCCCAAGAAAATAGCGAAGTaatcaagaaaaatcaagaaaataaaataacaattaaatcaagaaaataaaaataaaaagactcACCATCTTGAAAATGGACGGCATTTAAAGGATACCCATTTGAGCATTTGGATTGGAATTGCTTTCTTAGATGAGAATTTGAATGAATGTGGAGTAGTGGAATGTTAGACCTCCTTATTGGGAGCAGGAGTCCCTTTTGTAGCGTTTTTGGCAGTTGGGTTGGGTCATTGTTGAAAGAAGAGGGtgagataaaagaagaagaagaacatgtaGCCATTGAATTGGGTTTTTGGGAAGAGATGGTTAGAAACTCAAAAGATTTCAATTGAAATGGAATGGAATGCAAAAGAAGCAGTGGGAATGAATTCTTGGGAAGAATttaaaagaatcaaagcaagttataatggatgatgatgatggtagagtggaccacattattcaAATACTTGGAATTGACGATTGAAATGGCCTTTGAAGTGGCCCAAAAGACCAATGGCCACAAGACCAGATATAGGAGAGAGATCAACAACCTCGAGAAGAGGTGGTTGCCTTTTGAAAAGAATTTCGTCTACTcctgtgatagttcaccaccatttgaaGATTGGTGATGAGTGCTTACTCTTTCACCGTACAAATGTCATGATCTTCCAGAAATCGAGGCGGTCCAGATCTCTGACACAATTCTGGATTTATCATAATCTAAAGATCTCATATTAACCATCTAATTTTGGCTCATGAATTTGATAACTCTCTATtatattttaaccattcatttaatagctattatttggatggttaggatttcttgttCCGTGTGATTTTCAATCCGTACTCCATCCACGATAttaccaatggtttggatggcatggatataataaattATCTGACTCGTGTAAgtaggatgagtcaccaccattttggaaATGTTAGTGTACTATCACCGGTAGCATCTCCGCGCGTAATCCTTAAACGTGAGGCCCTCTAATTTTTAAATTGGATTGgaccgaaaaataaaaaattaaaaatcgagCGCGACTGCGATACAAGAATCATTGATGTTGGTGGGACCAGGGGCGGCTCCAACGGGTAGGCTGGTGAGGCAATCGCCTAAGGCCCTAATTGTGAAGGCCCTGTATTATAGCAAAagtaaaatttcttaattataaATATCCTATATCatagtaaaattaaaattaagaaaaagaaaaaaaagcttaaattttttgaaataaaacttattgaaaggCTTACAAAATAGGAACATTTAAAATTTAGTttacaaatttaaaattaaaaataaaatataaatcttAGAAACTAacactatcaataataacagtcgggctctatcgtctcttttcaaaaataatagcatcattcccaataaattattctcctaaaacctagggccacaactacctactttattgctaattaagttcttaaaaaatttaacgtcattttttaaattaaattctaacttcatttttctaaTGGTACAGTGGCACACAAATGTCTAATTAAATTATTAGTAGTGGATTGTTCTTTTTGCTAAACAGCAAAATAATCATATAACACAATACTTTTTTGCTAAGCAAAGCATCTTCTTAATCTTAaagcattttctattttttttgctAAATAATATATGC harbors:
- the LOC131219459 gene encoding glucose-6-phosphate 1-dehydrogenase, chloroplastic-like isoform X2 → MATCSSSSFISPSSFNNDPTQLPKTLQKGLLLPIRRSNIPLLHIHSNSHLRKQFQSKCSNGYPLNAVHFQDDLSPTNEPVKNILKDGTVPSTEAEAEAEAKETTISITVVGASGDLAKKKIFPALFALFYEDCLPKHFTVFGYARSKLTDEELRNMISRTLTCRIDKRENCSDKMVQFLQRCFYHSGQYGSEENFLELDRKLKEKEAGRLPNRLFYLSIPPNIFVDAVRCASCCASSATGWTRVIVEKPFGRDSESSGELTRCLKQYLTEDQIFRIDHYLGKELVENLSVLRFSNLVFEPLWSRQYIRNVQLIFSEDFGVEGRGGYFDSYGIIRDIMQNHLLQILALFAMETPVSLDAEDIRNEKVKVLRSMRTLQLDDVVVGQYKGHTKGSKTYPSYTDDPTIPNHSLTATFAAAALFIDNARWDGVPFLMKAGKALHNRRAEIRVQFRHVPGNLYKGKFGMDMDEATNELVIRVQPDEAIYLTINNKIPGLGMRLDRSNLNLLYKARYPREIPDAYERLLLDAMAGERRLFIRSDELDAAWALFTPLLKELEEKKIAPELYPYGSRGPVGEHYLAAKYNIRWGDLTSDDS
- the LOC131219459 gene encoding glucose-6-phosphate 1-dehydrogenase, chloroplastic-like isoform X1, which codes for MATCSSSSFISPSSFNNDPTQLPKTLQKGLLLPIRRSNIPLLHIHSNSHLRKQFQSKCSNGYPLNAVHFQDVYQNGEMSVDWTDDLSPTNEPVKNILKDGTVPSTEAEAEAEAKETTISITVVGASGDLAKKKIFPALFALFYEDCLPKHFTVFGYARSKLTDEELRNMISRTLTCRIDKRENCSDKMVQFLQRCFYHSGQYGSEENFLELDRKLKEKEAGRLPNRLFYLSIPPNIFVDAVRCASCCASSATGWTRVIVEKPFGRDSESSGELTRCLKQYLTEDQIFRIDHYLGKELVENLSVLRFSNLVFEPLWSRQYIRNVQLIFSEDFGVEGRGGYFDSYGIIRDIMQNHLLQILALFAMETPVSLDAEDIRNEKVKVLRSMRTLQLDDVVVGQYKGHTKGSKTYPSYTDDPTIPNHSLTATFAAAALFIDNARWDGVPFLMKAGKALHNRRAEIRVQFRHVPGNLYKGKFGMDMDEATNELVIRVQPDEAIYLTINNKIPGLGMRLDRSNLNLLYKARYPREIPDAYERLLLDAMAGERRLFIRSDELDAAWALFTPLLKELEEKKIAPELYPYGSRGPVGEHYLAAKYNIRWGDLTSDDS
- the LOC131219459 gene encoding glucose-6-phosphate 1-dehydrogenase, chloroplastic-like isoform X4 encodes the protein MATCSSSSFISPSSFNNDPTQLPKTLQKGLLLPIRRSNIPLLHIHSNSHLRKQFQSKCSNGYPLNAVHFQDVYQNGEMSVDWTDVPSTEAEAEAEAKETTISITVVGASGDLAKKKIFPALFALFYEDCLPKHFTVFGYARSKLTDEELRNMISRTLTCRIDKRENCSDKMVQFLQRCFYHSGQYGSEENFLELDRKLKEKEAGRLPNRLFYLSIPPNIFVDAVRCASCCASSATGWTRVIVEKPFGRDSESSGELTRCLKQYLTEDQIFRIDHYLGKELVENLSVLRFSNLVFEPLWSRQYIRNVQLIFSEDFGVEGRGGYFDSYGIIRDIMQNHLLQILALFAMETPVSLDAEDIRNEKVKVLRSMRTLQLDDVVVGQYKGHTKGSKTYPSYTDDPTIPNHSLTATFAAAALFIDNARWDGVPFLMKAGKALHNRRAEIRVQFRHVPGNLYKGKFGMDMDEATNELVIRVQPDEAIYLTINNKIPGLGMRLDRSNLNLLYKARYPREIPDAYERLLLDAMAGERRLFIRSDELDAAWALFTPLLKELEEKKIAPELYPYGSRGPVGEHYLAAKYNIRWGDLTSDDS
- the LOC131219459 gene encoding glucose-6-phosphate 1-dehydrogenase, chloroplastic-like isoform X5; its protein translation is MATCSSSSFISPSSFNNDPTQLPKTLQKGLLLPIRRSNIPLLHIHSNSHLRKQFQSKCSNGYPLNAVHFQDVYQNGEMSVDWTDEAEAKETTISITVVGASGDLAKKKIFPALFALFYEDCLPKHFTVFGYARSKLTDEELRNMISRTLTCRIDKRENCSDKMVQFLQRCFYHSGQYGSEENFLELDRKLKEKEAGRLPNRLFYLSIPPNIFVDAVRCASCCASSATGWTRVIVEKPFGRDSESSGELTRCLKQYLTEDQIFRIDHYLGKELVENLSVLRFSNLVFEPLWSRQYIRNVQLIFSEDFGVEGRGGYFDSYGIIRDIMQNHLLQILALFAMETPVSLDAEDIRNEKVKVLRSMRTLQLDDVVVGQYKGHTKGSKTYPSYTDDPTIPNHSLTATFAAAALFIDNARWDGVPFLMKAGKALHNRRAEIRVQFRHVPGNLYKGKFGMDMDEATNELVIRVQPDEAIYLTINNKIPGLGMRLDRSNLNLLYKARYPREIPDAYERLLLDAMAGERRLFIRSDELDAAWALFTPLLKELEEKKIAPELYPYGSRGPVGEHYLAAKYNIRWGDLTSDDS
- the LOC131219459 gene encoding glucose-6-phosphate 1-dehydrogenase, chloroplastic-like isoform X8; translation: MATCSSSSFISPSSFNNDPTQLPKTLQKGLLLPIRRSNIPLLHIHSNSHLRKQFQSKCSNGYPLNAVHFQDEAEAKETTISITVVGASGDLAKKKIFPALFALFYEDCLPKHFTVFGYARSKLTDEELRNMISRTLTCRIDKRENCSDKMVQFLQRCFYHSGQYGSEENFLELDRKLKEKEAGRLPNRLFYLSIPPNIFVDAVRCASCCASSATGWTRVIVEKPFGRDSESSGELTRCLKQYLTEDQIFRIDHYLGKELVENLSVLRFSNLVFEPLWSRQYIRNVQLIFSEDFGVEGRGGYFDSYGIIRDIMQNHLLQILALFAMETPVSLDAEDIRNEKVKVLRSMRTLQLDDVVVGQYKGHTKGSKTYPSYTDDPTIPNHSLTATFAAAALFIDNARWDGVPFLMKAGKALHNRRAEIRVQFRHVPGNLYKGKFGMDMDEATNELVIRVQPDEAIYLTINNKIPGLGMRLDRSNLNLLYKARYPREIPDAYERLLLDAMAGERRLFIRSDELDAAWALFTPLLKELEEKKIAPELYPYGSRGPVGEHYLAAKYNIRWGDLTSDDS
- the LOC131219459 gene encoding glucose-6-phosphate 1-dehydrogenase, chloroplastic-like isoform X7, which translates into the protein MATCSSSSFISPSSFNNDPTQLPKTLQKGLLLPIRRSNIPLLHIHSNSHLRKQFQSKCSNGYPLNAVHFQDEAEAEAEAKETTISITVVGASGDLAKKKIFPALFALFYEDCLPKHFTVFGYARSKLTDEELRNMISRTLTCRIDKRENCSDKMVQFLQRCFYHSGQYGSEENFLELDRKLKEKEAGRLPNRLFYLSIPPNIFVDAVRCASCCASSATGWTRVIVEKPFGRDSESSGELTRCLKQYLTEDQIFRIDHYLGKELVENLSVLRFSNLVFEPLWSRQYIRNVQLIFSEDFGVEGRGGYFDSYGIIRDIMQNHLLQILALFAMETPVSLDAEDIRNEKVKVLRSMRTLQLDDVVVGQYKGHTKGSKTYPSYTDDPTIPNHSLTATFAAAALFIDNARWDGVPFLMKAGKALHNRRAEIRVQFRHVPGNLYKGKFGMDMDEATNELVIRVQPDEAIYLTINNKIPGLGMRLDRSNLNLLYKARYPREIPDAYERLLLDAMAGERRLFIRSDELDAAWALFTPLLKELEEKKIAPELYPYGSRGPVGEHYLAAKYNIRWGDLTSDDS
- the LOC131219459 gene encoding glucose-6-phosphate 1-dehydrogenase, chloroplastic-like isoform X6, whose amino-acid sequence is MATCSSSSFISPSSFNNDPTQLPKTLQKGLLLPIRRSNIPLLHIHSNSHLRKQFQSKCSNGYPLNAVHFQDVPSTEAEAEAEAKETTISITVVGASGDLAKKKIFPALFALFYEDCLPKHFTVFGYARSKLTDEELRNMISRTLTCRIDKRENCSDKMVQFLQRCFYHSGQYGSEENFLELDRKLKEKEAGRLPNRLFYLSIPPNIFVDAVRCASCCASSATGWTRVIVEKPFGRDSESSGELTRCLKQYLTEDQIFRIDHYLGKELVENLSVLRFSNLVFEPLWSRQYIRNVQLIFSEDFGVEGRGGYFDSYGIIRDIMQNHLLQILALFAMETPVSLDAEDIRNEKVKVLRSMRTLQLDDVVVGQYKGHTKGSKTYPSYTDDPTIPNHSLTATFAAAALFIDNARWDGVPFLMKAGKALHNRRAEIRVQFRHVPGNLYKGKFGMDMDEATNELVIRVQPDEAIYLTINNKIPGLGMRLDRSNLNLLYKARYPREIPDAYERLLLDAMAGERRLFIRSDELDAAWALFTPLLKELEEKKIAPELYPYGSRGPVGEHYLAAKYNIRWGDLTSDDS